In Natator depressus isolate rNatDep1 chromosome 9, rNatDep2.hap1, whole genome shotgun sequence, a single genomic region encodes these proteins:
- the RAP2B gene encoding ras-related protein Rap-2b, whose product MREYKVVVLGSGGVGKSALTVQFVTGSFIEKYDPTIEDFYRKEIEVDSSPSVLEILDTAGTEQFASMRDLYIKNGQGFILVYSLVNQQSFQDIKPMRDQIIRVKRYEKVPMILVGNKVDLEGEREVSYGEGKALAEEWSCPFMETSAKNKASVDELFAEIVRQMNYASQPNGDDQCCSSCVIL is encoded by the coding sequence ATGCGAGAATACAAAGTAGTGGTGCTGGGCTCGGGCGGGGTGGGCAAATCCGCCCTCACCGTGCAGTTCGTGACCGGCTCCTTCATCGAGAAGTATGACCCCACCATCGAGGATTTCTACCGCAAGGAGATCGAGGTGGATTCCTCCCCCTCGGTGCTGGAGATCCTGGATACCGCCGGCACCGAGCAGTTCGCCTCCATGCGGGACCTCTACATCAAGAACGGGCAAGGGTTCATCCTGGTCTACAGCCTGGTCAACCAGCAGAGCTTCCAGGACATCAAGCCCATGCGGGACCAGATCATCCGGGTGAAGAGGTACGAGAAGGTGCCCATGATCCTGGTGGGCAACAAGGTGGACCTGGAGGGCGAGAGGGAGGTCTCGTATGGGGAAGGCAAAGCTCTGGCCGAGGAGTGGAGCTGCCCCTTCATGGAAACTTCAGCCAAAAACAAAGCTTCAGTGGACGAACTGTTTGCAGAGATTGTCAGGCAGATGAACTACGCTTCCCAGCCCAACGGGGACGATCAGTGCTGCTCGTCCTGCGTGATCCTCTGA